One genomic segment of Nitrospirota bacterium includes these proteins:
- a CDS encoding DUF922 domain-containing protein: MKVSRIVSAFLLLLAPVALSEAEISQHFDRSGKLVSAGRRPLPPQAQRMRKYSVPEGIELRPDVHYEFYPVFGKTFAEIVKSAEENGPLNTKTKKRQPSTYNWSLGWAYDFSYSLEPDEENEKVHCDFTIFEPALTYEISVTLPALTDDSALNPMEKDLWKNYVAALLERLHGRIKIITDDTRDDIVRQFSEIAYLSLSDEEAANAEKIVERFVKTETEKIGSRIIRQIQQKLDAYDSGTTRDMDPKPAKTPSKK, encoded by the coding sequence ATGAAAGTGAGCAGAATCGTTTCAGCCTTTCTCTTGCTCCTGGCCCCTGTCGCTTTGTCTGAAGCAGAGATATCGCAGCACTTTGACCGGTCCGGCAAGCTCGTCTCTGCAGGAAGAAGACCGTTGCCTCCCCAGGCGCAAAGGATGAGAAAATATTCCGTGCCAGAGGGCATAGAGCTTCGACCTGACGTCCATTATGAGTTTTATCCTGTCTTTGGCAAAACCTTTGCCGAGATCGTAAAATCTGCAGAAGAAAACGGTCCGCTCAATACGAAAACAAAAAAGCGTCAGCCTTCGACCTACAACTGGAGCCTGGGATGGGCCTATGATTTTTCCTACAGTCTCGAACCGGATGAGGAAAATGAAAAGGTCCATTGCGACTTCACGATTTTTGAGCCGGCCCTGACATATGAAATTAGCGTTACGCTTCCTGCCCTCACCGATGATTCCGCACTGAACCCCATGGAAAAAGACCTCTGGAAAAACTATGTTGCGGCTCTCCTTGAACGTCTGCATGGCAGGATTAAGATCATCACGGACGATACCAGAGATGATATTGTCAGGCAGTTTAGCGAGATAGCCTATCTCTCTCTCAGTGATGAAGAAGCGGCAAACGCAGAAAAGATTGTTGAACGTTTTGTAAAGACGGAAACGGAGAAGATAGGCAGCAGGATTATAAGACAGATTCAGCAGAAACTCGATGCATATGATTCAGGCACCACGCGGGATATGGACCCAAAACCGGCAAAGACGCCCTCGAAAAAATAA
- a CDS encoding DUF2059 domain-containing protein, which produces MKKSIIIFCCMMFLATGSAAFAYDETYEKAMKHFKAREYKRAIPYLENYVVLKPDPAVYYLLGYAYYELRNFERSKDYFDQAYLIDPEISSDKVPVHAGLSPEDQGLIHDLLERSGAKKQMENYAEILSSALPQFRLGMSEGRHNSDVLHFLRDSYRLHKIYPPVADTFSVRFNKQYISSVLQWLKSPLGKKIADLEVAANMPEMLKKSAAYQEEYERMQKSRKQRISDIEKAVRATELNVDIIAGSLFEMLKGMQVGMQGSGRMNSEEIDTLVGSVRGVPREQLVRELLVSLAFTYRSLTDEELGEVVRFYRSPEGRWFNDTSIEAIRAAIGKASREVGEKMGNALLAKKVML; this is translated from the coding sequence TTGAAAAAGAGCATCATAATTTTCTGCTGCATGATGTTTCTCGCTACGGGATCAGCGGCATTTGCCTACGATGAGACCTACGAAAAGGCGATGAAGCATTTCAAAGCAAGGGAGTATAAACGCGCCATCCCCTATCTCGAAAACTATGTTGTCCTAAAGCCTGACCCTGCAGTCTATTATCTGCTTGGCTATGCCTATTACGAACTCAGAAATTTTGAACGTTCAAAGGATTATTTTGATCAGGCCTATCTCATCGATCCTGAAATTTCATCGGATAAGGTGCCTGTTCACGCAGGACTCTCCCCCGAGGATCAGGGCCTTATCCATGATCTTCTCGAACGCTCTGGGGCAAAGAAGCAGATGGAAAACTATGCGGAAATCCTGAGCAGTGCGCTTCCCCAGTTCCGGCTTGGCATGAGCGAAGGGAGGCACAATAGCGACGTCCTTCATTTCCTCAGGGACTCATACAGGCTCCATAAGATCTATCCTCCCGTAGCAGACACCTTCAGTGTGCGTTTCAATAAACAATATATCTCTTCCGTCCTGCAGTGGCTCAAGTCACCTTTGGGTAAGAAGATCGCCGATCTCGAAGTTGCTGCCAACATGCCGGAGATGCTGAAAAAGTCGGCCGCCTATCAAGAGGAATATGAAAGAATGCAGAAGAGCCGCAAGCAGCGCATCAGCGATATCGAAAAAGCAGTGCGGGCGACTGAACTGAATGTTGATATCATCGCAGGTTCTCTTTTTGAGATGCTTAAGGGTATGCAGGTCGGGATGCAGGGCAGCGGCAGGATGAATTCGGAAGAGATCGATACCCTTGTGGGTAGCGTCAGGGGAGTACCAAGGGAACAGCTTGTCAGAGAACTGCTGGTTTCCCTTGCATTTACGTATCGCAGCCTTACTGATGAGGAACTCGGGGAAGTTGTCCGTTTTTACCGGTCTCCGGAAGGCAGATGGTTTAATGACACCAGCATCGAAGCGATCCGTGCTGCTATCGGCAAGGCATCGCGTGAGGTAGGCGAAAAAATGGGTAACGCCCTTCTTGCAAAAAAAGTGATGCTGTAA
- a CDS encoding molybdopterin-dependent oxidoreductase — MAKTINLTIDNRAIQVAEGTNLIDAAAAAGVHIPNLCYLKGMKGIGACRLCQVEVEGMKAPLIACTSKAREGMVVRTDTEAVQETRKFVIDLILSMHPLDCMTCTKAGVCNLQKYAYDFELKESTFTRKNFGYPVDSANPFIKRDPDYCVLCGRCVRICKHQGTEVLDFNGRGVGSRVVTAQDKPLQESSCTFCGSCVDVCPVNALLESDRWRKGREWEYEKTASVCVSCGSGCSITVSKKDGSVIKINSGSPDGSIERTICATGRFGFDSLYSEMRVTKPMKRVGSELQETTWEDATKIVADQLKAAGEDAAFISTGAILNEDAAMLKKLADGLKAKNIDSTVSLYSGYDAMKSGGADLEETDLIVLAGIAPDQWKRVLPALDASVRKRVNSGAKLIVINSGEPKIASKASVFLNGDEVKMLMELGQAVISKGTKAPKEMIESLAPVNPSDNAMNAADLFLAAKMPVFLAAPSLYKAAANLALIKGEAVAVPLEANAKGVVAMGMTSSGKKFSDIIASSSKALYVVGEIPVNKRPDTGFLVVQASHLTELATQADVVLPATPALESEGTIIDWLGRIKQVNRACVSSGSAKQNGEIFMNVAEVMGTPLKPVKDADVKKAAKTKAKVAFSAFKKDAGHDVDAEQLMQDTNKMTVNGSRLLWLKELDACSVTA; from the coding sequence ATGGCTAAGACAATTAATCTGACGATAGATAACCGGGCGATCCAGGTCGCCGAAGGAACGAACCTCATCGATGCCGCAGCAGCGGCCGGTGTGCATATCCCGAATCTCTGCTACCTGAAAGGTATGAAGGGCATAGGTGCATGCAGGCTCTGCCAGGTCGAGGTCGAGGGCATGAAGGCCCCGCTGATCGCCTGCACCTCCAAAGCTCGGGAAGGCATGGTCGTCAGGACCGATACCGAGGCAGTGCAGGAGACGAGGAAGTTCGTTATTGATCTCATCCTTTCGATGCATCCGCTTGACTGCATGACCTGCACGAAGGCAGGGGTCTGCAATCTCCAGAAATATGCCTATGATTTCGAGTTGAAGGAATCGACGTTTACCCGCAAGAATTTCGGGTACCCTGTTGATTCGGCCAACCCGTTTATCAAACGCGACCCTGATTACTGCGTGCTCTGCGGCAGATGCGTACGTATCTGCAAGCATCAGGGTACAGAGGTCCTTGATTTCAATGGCAGGGGAGTCGGCTCCCGGGTCGTTACTGCCCAGGACAAGCCGCTTCAGGAATCATCCTGCACATTCTGCGGAAGCTGCGTGGATGTTTGCCCGGTAAATGCTCTGCTGGAATCTGACCGCTGGAGAAAGGGCCGGGAATGGGAATACGAAAAGACGGCTTCAGTCTGTGTTTCCTGTGGAAGCGGCTGCAGCATAACGGTCAGCAAGAAAGACGGCAGTGTGATAAAGATCAATAGCGGTTCTCCTGACGGCAGCATTGAGCGCACCATATGCGCGACCGGAAGATTCGGTTTTGACAGCCTGTACAGCGAGATGCGCGTCACCAAGCCGATGAAAAGAGTCGGCAGCGAACTCCAGGAGACAACGTGGGAGGATGCGACAAAGATCGTGGCTGACCAGTTGAAGGCTGCGGGTGAAGATGCGGCCTTTATTTCAACCGGCGCGATCCTGAATGAAGATGCTGCCATGCTGAAGAAACTCGCTGATGGTCTGAAGGCGAAGAATATCGACTCAACCGTCAGCCTCTATTCCGGATACGACGCGATGAAGAGCGGCGGTGCAGACCTCGAAGAAACAGACCTGATCGTGCTTGCAGGCATTGCTCCTGATCAGTGGAAGCGGGTGCTGCCTGCCCTTGACGCTTCAGTGAGGAAAAGGGTCAATAGCGGTGCGAAACTGATAGTCATTAACTCCGGCGAGCCGAAGATCGCTTCAAAGGCCTCGGTTTTCCTCAACGGCGATGAAGTCAAGATGCTGATGGAACTCGGCCAGGCTGTCATATCAAAGGGCACGAAGGCGCCAAAGGAGATGATCGAGTCCCTGGCCCCGGTCAATCCTTCGGACAATGCCATGAATGCAGCTGACCTGTTCCTGGCTGCAAAGATGCCGGTGTTCCTGGCTGCTCCGTCCCTGTACAAGGCCGCAGCAAACCTTGCACTGATCAAAGGTGAAGCGGTTGCAGTGCCTCTCGAAGCGAACGCAAAAGGTGTGGTTGCTATGGGCATGACCTCAAGCGGCAAAAAGTTCAGTGATATCATTGCGTCATCATCCAAAGCCCTGTACGTGGTTGGAGAGATCCCGGTCAACAAGCGTCCTGATACGGGTTTCCTCGTGGTCCAGGCTTCTCATCTGACCGAACTCGCCACGCAGGCTGATGTTGTCCTTCCGGCCACTCCTGCACTGGAATCAGAGGGAACCATCATTGACTGGCTCGGCAGGATCAAACAGGTCAACAGGGCATGCGTCTCATCCGGATCAGCTAAACAGAACGGTGAGATCTTCATGAACGTTGCCGAGGTAATGGGCACACCACTTAAGCCGGTGAAGGATGCGGACGTCAAGAAGGCGGCAAAGACAAAGGCAAAGGTTGCGTTCAGTGCCTTTAAGAAAGACGCAGGCCATGACGTTGATGCAGAGCAGCTCATGCAGGATACGAACAAGATGACTGTTAACGGCTCAAGACTCCTCTGGCTCAAGGAACTGGACGCCTGCTCAGTTACCGCTTAA
- a CDS encoding 4Fe-4S binding protein: protein MTEPIKEPKVEDIKTAAEEKSCPVQKALYFVTEFLAGPMCGRCFPCAMGSYEARIRLQNLVDGKGVETDLRALKRIAVDMIEASFCKKGKDTGKFILDWMATDVYQEHVEGRCPDMQCASLIEYRIIPEKCTICGECKDVCKALAIFGEKKQPYKSGYFPLEIRLKRCTRCGACIKVCPVEAIVLVAANAKDPVGV, encoded by the coding sequence ATGACAGAACCGATAAAAGAACCAAAAGTAGAAGATATAAAGACTGCGGCAGAGGAGAAGTCCTGTCCTGTCCAGAAGGCACTCTATTTTGTGACCGAATTTCTGGCAGGACCGATGTGCGGCAGATGCTTTCCCTGTGCTATGGGCAGTTACGAAGCGAGGATACGGCTCCAGAACCTGGTAGACGGAAAAGGCGTCGAAACGGATCTTCGTGCCCTGAAAAGAATTGCAGTGGACATGATCGAGGCCTCTTTCTGCAAGAAGGGAAAGGATACCGGTAAATTCATCCTTGACTGGATGGCAACCGATGTATACCAGGAGCATGTGGAAGGCAGGTGCCCTGACATGCAGTGCGCCAGCCTCATCGAATACCGGATCATTCCGGAGAAGTGCACCATATGCGGCGAATGCAAGGATGTCTGCAAGGCCCTGGCAATATTCGGTGAGAAGAAGCAGCCGTACAAGTCGGGCTATTTCCCTTTAGAGATAAGGCTGAAGCGCTGCACCCGGTGCGGTGCATGTATCAAGGTCTGTCCCGTAGAAGCGATCGTTCTTGTTGCTGCGAATGCAAAAGATCCTGTTGGTGTTTAG
- a CDS encoding CBS domain-containing protein, giving the protein MSRLNSIDDLIKLRSQLKDETFTTDKNRVRICCGTACVASGSKKLVKELEAESAGKGIELEVVKTGCQGLCQKGPVMSVEPHGFFYQKVKPDDAKNLIAHTFSAGTSLRSLLYRDSIMTSPVEEVQNVPFYKKQLRIALRNNGRIDPNNIHQYLAVGGYSAAEKMFGSMSSDSVLHEIDRANLRGRGGAGFPAGKKWAHTNKSPEKTRFVIANGDEGDPGAFMDRAIMEGDPHSLLEGMLVCAYALKAHYGFIYVRHEYPLAVKNLKLAIKQAEELGLLGENILGTGFDFIVDIREGAGAFVCGESTALVASIEGERGFPRPRPPRLSEVGGGLWGYPSNLNNIETYACMPPIIEKGADWFLGIGTTTSPGTKVFAVTGKVKNTGLVEVPMGTTLREIIYDIGGGILDNKEFKAIQTGGPSGGCLPAAQLDLPVDFDSLYRVGSMMGSGGMVVLDEETCMVDVAKYFLSFTQSESCGKCPPCRVGTYQMLQILERITTGHGEHGDIQRLIDLGKLIQKGSLCGLGQSAPNPVLSTIKYFRHEYEEHIYDNYCRSNVCSNTGIFLIHQPDCIRCGLCKQACAFDAVKETKDIYTIDRQYCTKCKACYTVCPVGAVKIKKQSVVKLEEQFRVPTDKLEVLERRAKMTLKDVLSSKPMKVFTCKKDCKLADAVTIMDGNNIGSLLVVDDKENLLGIFTERDIMHCFAKKVAMNDELMGNVMTANPITLDSSVDIAVAVQLMSDRKIRHLPVTEDEKIAGMINYRDLVSYLLPEVIYMAEDM; this is encoded by the coding sequence ATGAGCAGATTGAACAGCATAGATGATCTGATAAAGCTGAGAAGTCAATTGAAGGATGAGACCTTTACCACCGACAAAAACAGGGTGAGAATATGCTGCGGCACAGCCTGTGTTGCTTCCGGATCCAAAAAGCTGGTGAAGGAACTCGAGGCGGAGTCAGCAGGAAAGGGCATAGAGCTCGAAGTCGTCAAGACCGGATGCCAGGGCCTCTGTCAGAAAGGCCCGGTAATGAGTGTCGAACCACACGGTTTTTTCTATCAGAAAGTGAAACCGGATGATGCGAAAAATCTTATCGCGCACACGTTTTCTGCCGGGACATCGCTCAGATCTCTTTTATACAGGGATTCGATCATGACCAGTCCTGTCGAAGAGGTCCAGAATGTTCCGTTCTATAAGAAGCAGCTCAGAATAGCTCTGAGGAACAATGGCAGGATAGACCCGAACAATATTCACCAATATCTCGCAGTCGGCGGGTACAGCGCCGCTGAAAAGATGTTCGGCTCGATGTCCTCTGACAGTGTTCTGCACGAGATTGATCGGGCGAACCTAAGAGGCAGGGGCGGGGCAGGATTTCCTGCCGGCAAGAAGTGGGCCCATACGAACAAATCTCCTGAAAAGACACGGTTCGTGATCGCCAACGGTGATGAAGGAGACCCCGGCGCATTTATGGACAGAGCTATCATGGAAGGCGATCCTCACAGCCTTCTTGAAGGCATGCTCGTCTGCGCTTATGCACTGAAGGCCCACTATGGTTTTATCTATGTCAGGCACGAATACCCCCTTGCGGTGAAGAACCTGAAACTGGCGATCAAACAGGCAGAGGAACTGGGGCTGCTTGGCGAGAATATCCTCGGAACGGGGTTTGATTTTATTGTTGATATCAGAGAGGGTGCGGGCGCGTTTGTCTGCGGTGAGTCTACCGCCCTGGTTGCATCGATTGAAGGCGAAAGGGGATTTCCCAGGCCGAGGCCTCCAAGACTTTCCGAGGTGGGAGGAGGACTCTGGGGGTATCCGAGCAATCTGAATAATATCGAGACCTATGCCTGTATGCCTCCGATCATCGAGAAGGGCGCTGACTGGTTCCTGGGTATCGGCACCACGACATCGCCGGGAACAAAGGTCTTTGCAGTGACCGGCAAAGTGAAGAATACCGGGCTTGTGGAAGTACCTATGGGCACAACATTGAGAGAGATCATTTATGATATCGGCGGCGGTATTCTGGACAACAAGGAATTTAAGGCCATTCAGACCGGCGGGCCTTCAGGCGGATGCCTGCCTGCTGCCCAGCTTGACCTGCCGGTTGATTTTGATTCGTTGTACCGGGTCGGCTCCATGATGGGCTCGGGCGGCATGGTTGTCCTCGATGAGGAGACCTGCATGGTGGATGTTGCAAAATACTTCCTGTCCTTTACCCAGTCGGAATCATGCGGCAAGTGTCCTCCCTGCAGGGTCGGCACCTACCAGATGCTGCAGATTCTGGAACGTATAACGACCGGCCATGGTGAGCACGGCGACATTCAGCGCCTGATCGATCTTGGGAAGCTTATCCAGAAGGGTTCGCTCTGCGGTCTTGGTCAGAGTGCTCCCAATCCAGTACTCAGCACGATCAAATATTTCAGGCACGAATACGAAGAACATATTTATGACAACTACTGCAGGTCAAATGTCTGCAGCAACACGGGTATCTTCCTGATCCATCAGCCTGACTGTATCCGCTGCGGTCTCTGCAAACAGGCCTGCGCCTTCGATGCAGTGAAGGAGACGAAAGACATTTACACGATCGACCGCCAGTACTGCACCAAGTGCAAGGCCTGTTATACGGTCTGCCCAGTCGGTGCGGTCAAGATCAAGAAGCAGAGCGTGGTAAAACTGGAAGAGCAGTTCAGGGTTCCTACGGATAAATTAGAGGTCCTTGAAAGGAGGGCGAAGATGACACTGAAGGATGTATTAAGTTCCAAGCCGATGAAGGTCTTTACCTGCAAGAAGGACTGCAAGCTTGCAGATGCGGTGACGATCATGGACGGCAACAACATCGGTTCTCTGCTGGTTGTCGACGATAAGGAGAACCTCCTCGGTATATTCACCGAGAGGGACATCATGCACTGCTTTGCCAAGAAAGTCGCGATGAACGATGAACTCATGGGCAATGTCATGACAGCAAACCCGATAACTCTCGATTCATCGGTCGATATCGCGGTCGCCGTGCAACTCATGTCGGACAGGAAGATCAGGCATCTCCCCGTGACCGAGGATGAGAAGATCGCCGGCATGATCAACTACCGTGACCTTGTTTCGTATCTGCTCCCTGAGGTTATTTACATGGCAGAGGATATGTAA
- a CDS encoding NAD(P)H-dependent oxidoreductase subunit E, whose protein sequence is MNVEEVNVNVDEVIGKVGSILCEHDRKKGVLIHTFQKIQEEHGYLPEDVLRQLAKKLSLPLAEIYSVASFYKQFHFSPRGRKVVRVCMGTACHVRGAKKVLDAIEGEFGIKDGETTPDLAMTLETVGCVGCCGLAPVATINEDVVGDIGKKKLNDMIKSIKED, encoded by the coding sequence ATGAACGTAGAAGAGGTCAATGTCAATGTCGATGAAGTGATCGGTAAGGTGGGATCGATCCTCTGCGAGCATGACAGGAAAAAGGGAGTCCTCATCCATACATTTCAGAAGATCCAGGAGGAGCATGGATATCTGCCTGAAGATGTTCTCAGGCAGCTTGCAAAAAAACTGTCGCTTCCCCTTGCAGAAATTTACAGCGTTGCAAGTTTTTATAAGCAATTCCATTTTTCTCCACGCGGCAGGAAGGTCGTCAGGGTCTGCATGGGGACGGCCTGTCATGTCAGGGGCGCAAAAAAGGTCCTTGATGCCATTGAGGGGGAGTTCGGCATCAAAGATGGTGAGACTACACCGGACCTTGCGATGACCCTCGAAACGGTCGGCTGCGTCGGCTGTTGCGGATTGGCTCCTGTTGCGACGATCAATGAGGATGTCGTTGGCGATATCGGCAAGAAGAAACTGAATGATATGATCAAGTCAATTAAAGAGGACTAA
- a CDS encoding sulfide/dihydroorotate dehydrogenase-like FAD/NAD-binding protein codes for MYKILSKEVLSDVVKLMDIEAPHVARKAAAGQFVIVRIDEFGERIPLTIADYSREKGTITIIFQELGKSTMQLGKLNPGDSLASFAGPLGHPTEIENFGTVVCMGGGVGIAPIYPIARALKEAGNKVISIIGARTKELLFWEEKMRVVSDELIICTDDGSIGRKSLVTEPLKEILDNKNNTIAKVWAIGPAIMMKFVTLTTKPYNVPTIVSLNTIMIDGTGMCGGCRVLLEDGAQFVCVDGPEFNGHKVDWDNLLSRLSFYKNEEKQAVEHYEHTCRIDGAIVKGRE; via the coding sequence GTGTACAAGATACTCAGCAAAGAGGTATTGAGCGATGTAGTAAAACTTATGGATATTGAAGCTCCGCATGTTGCCCGAAAAGCGGCGGCTGGCCAGTTCGTAATCGTTCGCATTGACGAGTTCGGCGAACGGATTCCCCTGACCATTGCTGATTACAGCCGTGAAAAAGGAACGATCACCATCATCTTTCAGGAACTCGGCAAATCAACCATGCAGTTAGGCAAGCTCAACCCCGGAGATTCATTGGCATCCTTTGCAGGTCCTCTTGGACATCCCACCGAGATCGAGAATTTCGGCACCGTGGTCTGTATGGGAGGAGGCGTCGGTATTGCGCCGATCTATCCGATTGCGCGGGCACTCAAGGAGGCAGGCAACAAGGTCATATCCATCATCGGAGCGCGCACAAAAGAGCTGCTCTTCTGGGAAGAAAAGATGCGGGTTGTTTCTGATGAACTCATTATCTGCACGGATGACGGCTCAATAGGCAGAAAGTCGCTGGTAACAGAACCTCTGAAAGAAATCCTCGATAACAAAAATAATACGATCGCAAAGGTCTGGGCAATCGGTCCGGCCATTATGATGAAGTTTGTTACGCTGACCACCAAACCCTATAATGTTCCGACTATTGTAAGCCTGAACACGATCATGATTGACGGCACCGGTATGTGCGGAGGCTGCAGAGTGCTCCTTGAGGACGGCGCGCAGTTTGTCTGCGTTGACGGCCCGGAGTTCAACGGTCATAAAGTCGACTGGGATAATCTTCTCTCCCGCCTTTCGTTCTATAAAAATGAAGAGAAGCAGGCTGTTGAACACTATGAGCATACGTGCAGGATAGATGGCGCTATTGTAAAGGGGAGGGAATAA
- the gltA gene encoding NADPH-dependent glutamate synthase yields MAELKPAERMKIKRHEMPNQDEHVRSCNFDEVALGYTLETAKEEAERCLQCKDPKCVQGCPVGVLIPQFIKAVREGDLVKAVEWMKVKNNLPAICGRVCPQENQCEGNCILGKKGEPVAIGRIERFVGDYELSHRTCPLVKAPKTGKKIAVVGSGPAGLTCAVDLGREGHDVTIFESLHGPGGVLIYGIPEFRLPKSVVSGEVNYAVECLGIDLKTDHVIGRSFTLDELLNDFDAVFLGTGAGLPSFMRIPGINLNGVMSANEFLTRVNLMKAYQFPDYDTPVRLGKKVAVIGAGNVAMDAVRCSRRLLSLEVKKTGGTPGEAYIVYRRSKDEVPARAEEVHHAAEEGVIFNFLTNPIEILGDDKRTVRALRCVRMELGEPDASGRRKPVEIRGSEFDMEVDTVIMALGTNPNPIVFVDADGLERTKYGTAVADNETGRTKKKHVWAGGDVVTGAATVISAMGAGKRAAADINKFLKGEAGWE; encoded by the coding sequence ATGGCTGAACTGAAACCTGCAGAACGCATGAAGATCAAGCGGCACGAAATGCCGAACCAGGATGAGCATGTCCGCAGCTGCAACTTTGATGAGGTTGCGCTTGGCTATACGCTGGAGACGGCAAAAGAAGAGGCAGAGCGCTGTCTGCAATGCAAAGACCCCAAATGCGTGCAGGGCTGCCCTGTCGGCGTCCTGATACCGCAGTTTATCAAGGCAGTTCGCGAAGGCGACCTGGTAAAGGCAGTGGAATGGATGAAGGTGAAGAATAATCTGCCTGCCATCTGCGGCAGGGTCTGTCCCCAGGAAAACCAGTGCGAAGGCAACTGCATCCTCGGCAAGAAAGGTGAGCCTGTAGCGATCGGCAGGATCGAGCGTTTTGTCGGCGATTATGAACTCAGCCATCGCACCTGCCCTTTGGTAAAGGCGCCCAAAACCGGGAAAAAGATTGCAGTCGTAGGATCAGGTCCGGCCGGACTTACCTGTGCCGTGGATCTCGGCAGGGAAGGCCATGACGTAACAATCTTTGAGTCGCTGCACGGTCCAGGAGGTGTACTCATCTACGGCATACCGGAGTTCAGACTGCCCAAGAGCGTCGTAAGCGGAGAGGTCAACTATGCCGTTGAATGCCTGGGCATCGACCTCAAGACCGACCATGTCATCGGCAGGTCCTTCACTCTCGATGAATTGCTGAACGACTTCGACGCTGTTTTCCTCGGCACCGGCGCAGGGCTTCCATCCTTCATGCGCATTCCGGGCATCAACTTAAACGGTGTCATGTCTGCAAATGAGTTTCTGACACGGGTAAACCTGATGAAGGCATACCAGTTCCCTGACTATGATACACCGGTCAGATTAGGAAAAAAAGTGGCCGTAATCGGTGCCGGCAATGTGGCTATGGATGCGGTGAGATGCAGCCGGAGGCTCCTGTCTCTTGAGGTTAAAAAGACCGGTGGGACACCGGGCGAGGCATATATCGTATATCGGCGATCCAAGGATGAGGTGCCGGCAAGAGCCGAGGAGGTGCACCATGCTGCAGAGGAAGGGGTGATCTTCAATTTCCTGACCAATCCGATCGAAATCCTGGGCGATGATAAAAGGACCGTGCGTGCGCTTCGCTGCGTGCGCATGGAACTTGGAGAGCCCGATGCTTCAGGCAGAAGAAAGCCTGTAGAGATCAGGGGATCAGAATTCGATATGGAGGTAGACACCGTAATCATGGCCCTTGGCACCAACCCCAATCCGATCGTTTTTGTGGATGCTGACGGGCTGGAGAGGACTAAATACGGGACTGCTGTTGCAGACAATGAAACAGGAAGGACAAAGAAAAAACATGTCTGGGCAGGCGGCGATGTCGTGACCGGCGCAGCGACTGTCATCAGCGCCATGGGCGCAGGCAAGCGGGCAGCCGCAGATATTAATAAGTTCCTTAAGGGCGAGGCTGGCTGGGAATAA